One genomic segment of Falco cherrug isolate bFalChe1 chromosome 13, bFalChe1.pri, whole genome shotgun sequence includes these proteins:
- the GPATCH11 gene encoding G patch domain-containing protein 11 — protein sequence MEEDEEEDYMSDLFIKQDVRPGLPMVRRVREAMQKEEKQKEANERNRQKSVKEEEKERRDLVLKSALGTENKGFALLQKMGYKSGQALGKSGEGIVEPIPLNIKTGRSGLGHEELKKRKAEEKLENYRQKLHMKKQANEQAADQFRIRFKTKQEERKMEGDLRRSQRACQQLDMQKDIDVPKETWYWLEPEEEDDKDEEDKEDECTSSDLSVSEKLRILTAYLREEHFYCIWCGTTYEDSEDLSSNCPGDSAADHD from the exons ATGGAGGAAGATGAAGAGGAAGACTACAtgtctgatttatttattaa GCAGGACGTGCGGCCGGGCCTGCCCATGGTGAGGCGGGTGAGGGAGGctatgcagaaagaagaaaaacaaaaagaagccaACGAGAGGAACAGACAGAAGAGCgtaaaagaagaagaaaaagagagacgCGATTTGGTGTTGAAAAGTGCATTGGGTACTGAGAACAAAGGCTTCGCGTTGCTCCAGAAGATGGGCTACAAGAGCGGCCAGGCCCTTGGCAAAAGCG gAGAAGGCATTGTTGAACCTATTCCTTTGAACATAAAAACAG GCAGAAGCGGGCTTGGTCACGAGGAATTAAAAAAGcgaaaagctgaagaaaaactggaaaactaTAGGCAAAAGCTTCAtatgaaaaaacaagcaaatgaacAAGCTGCAGATCAGTTCAG AATAAGATTCAAAACGAAACAAGAAGAACGTAAGATGGAAGGGGACCTCCGAAGAAGCCAGAGGGCCTGCCAGCAATTAGATATGCAAAAA GATATTGATGTTCCCAAGGAGACTTGGTATTGGCTAGAAcctgaagaggaagatgacaaggATGAGGAAGATAAGGAAGATGAATGCACAAGCTCAGATTTAAGC GTATCAGAAAAGCTACGCATCCTGACTGCCTATCTGAGAGAAGAGCACTTTTATTGCATTTGGTGTGGAACAACCTATGAAG ATTCTGAAGATTTATCGTCAAACTGCCCTGGAGACAGTGCTGCAGATCACGACTAA